The sequence TGCGCAGGCATCATCGAAGGCCCCGGTCACCGTTACCCCGGCATCTATAGACGCGTCAACCCCCATGTTAACGATCGTTAAGTCGTCGACTTCCCTTCCTATAGCTGATAATGTGGCAAGCGTTAAGGCATTCGCCGCAGCGCTGCTGCTTTTTAATCCGCGCGCAATAGGGATGTTGGATTGAGTCTCAACGTACGCGCCATATTGATCTTCAAGGTTAAAGCATCTTAAAACCCGCCTCACAACGCTTTCAATCAAAATCGGCTTCTCAGAAGGGTCTGAGAGCACCCTGCCCTCTATAACTCCAGGCTCATCTGTGAGCTTAACAGTGGCCTCTGTTTTCAGATCTATGCCTAACGCGGCCCCTAAGCCGCATGATATGGCGTTTACAATTGTTACGGCGCCATACGCTACAGCTCTGCCAACCGAGACCAAACCTCTTCCTCCAAACCGCCCAGCATCATGTTAACTCATCATGGTTTTCCCTTATCTTTCTTAAGGCAGCCTCCCTCATAACCTCTATGGGCGCCTTTAGGCCAGTCCATATCTCGAAGGAGGCGGCTCCCTGATGTATGAGCATGGATAAGCCGTCTATGGTTTTGGCGCCAGCAAGTCTCGCCTCTCTGAGGAGCCTTGTCTCCAATGGCTCATAGACGATATCGAATACGGTTAAACCGCTGTGTAGGAGCCCGCGTTTAAGGGGTGTTTCCGCATCCTTCGGCTTCATCCCGATGGATGTGGCGTTTATCACTATGTCGGCATCCTTAAGCTCCGCTTCGAGGCGGCTGCAATCCAGTCTACCAAATCTAACGGCATCTGCCCCTACACCTAGAGAGCTAACTATATCCCTAGCCAGCTTTTCAGCTTTCTCGACAGTTCTATTTAGAATTACGAGTTCACGGGCATATTTGGCGAGTGCGAAGGATATTGATCTGGAGGCTCCGCCAGCCCCTAAAACCACAACCTTCTTGTTTGCAGGGTCTTCCCCAGCATACTTTAAGGCGTTTAATGCGCCGACGCCGTCAGTCGTGTAGCCTATTAGCCTACCTTTACTGTTCAAGATCGTGTTGACTGAACCGACAAGCCTAGCGGATTCATCTAAATCGTCCAGATGCCGGATTACCTCAATTTTATGGGGCATTGTAACGTTTAATCCATGTATGCCAAGGCTCTTGGCGCCGAGGATCGCGTAGCCGAGGTTTTCGGGCTTAACATTGAACGCTACGTAAACATAGTCTAAGCCTAGGTGCCTGAAGGCAGCGTTCTGGATCGCTGGGCTTAGCGAATGCTCAACAGGATGCCCTATTAGGGCGCAGACCCTAGTCTTACCAGACAAATTTATTGCCATACGCCTAACCTTCTGTAAACGTCTTTAATCTCCTCTATCGTTATCTGCCCTGGAGCCGTCTCCAGACTTTTTCCAAGCGATGCGTAAGTGAATTGGGCGCCGAAGATAGGTGAGAGAATCCTCGAAAGTAAACCTTTTTCACCCATTGCGAAGCAGACTATATTGGCTTTCCTACTTATTTCATACGTGAATATCAGGCAGCTAACGCTATCCATAATGCTATTAGCCATGGTTACCACCTTACATACGTCGGCTCCAGCTTCAATCTGAGCTTTAACGCTCTTCTCCATCTCGTGAATTTCAGGTGTGCACTTGAAGTTGTGGTAAGAGACTATCGCTTTAGCGCCATACGCCTTAACGGCGTCAACAACCCTATTTAATCCGCTAGTGGATAGCTCAACATCAACGTATCTGAAGCCGGCCCTAGCAGCGCTGATAAGAGTTTCCAGCCTCCTATCCTCGTCTAGTACGCATCTTCCACCCTGATCAACGCTTCTGTTAGTTGCTATTAAAGGGGTTCTTGAGAACTCAACTATCTCCCCTAAACAGTTCATGTAATCCAGCATGCTGCGACCGAGATAATCTAAACGCACCTCTATTATGTCCGCGCCGCTCTCCTCGGCGCGACTAATCATTGTAAAAATATCGCTGAAGTTTCCAGCTGGCACGGGGACGCAAACCTTTACTTTCAATCCCAACCGCTCTAAACCTAGGTGTTTGGTGAATGGAAGATGCTAAAAGAAAACTATCTCCTCAACCATATAAATTTAATTAAGAGTTTTAAGGGTTTTAGCGTAAAAATGCGGTTTTGAGGAAGGAGCCCTATTGTTTTAAGGCTTTGGGATAGGATCAGCCACTATCGTGTCGTGTTGGGTAGAGGAGAAGTTTATTGAAGTGTTGACTCCCTCTCCCTTTAGCCACGGTAAACAAGCATTGTATCTTGTTAAGATTTTCTAACAGTCCTCTCCCATTCTCCGTTAATTTGTAGAATCTTCGATTATTGTTTTCTATAACTGTAATGAGACCCTGCTCGGTGAGAAACTCTAGGATTTCTTTACAGTTTGTCCATGAAAGATTGCATCTATACATTATGTTTGTGGGCTTACCGACCCCTTTACTTATCGCTCTTAAAACTTCCAAATATAACTCTAATCTAGATCTTTTACTAATCATGGCGGTTCACCCGAAAAACACTTTGTAAATCTGATAATGAGGTTTGTGTAACCGTTTTGCGGCTCTCGCCGGCTACAAGATAAGGCAAAATTCCGATCTGTTTAATAGATGGGGAGAAAAAATAAAAGGATGGGAGTTTAGACTGCTGATAAGAGATCCCCTTTACAGCGGTGGAGACGAAGTATGGTGGTGAGGTGCAAGAGATGCGGTGCAAATAACGCTGAAGTCTACTTAGCTTACTCTAACCTTAGGCTATGCCCCGAATGCTTTATGCTTCTAACCGAGAGAAAGGTGAGGCATGCGGTCGAAACATATAGGATGCTCTCTAGGGACGACAATATTGGCATTGCTGTCTCTGGCGGAAAGGATAGTTCGAGCCTAGCGTATATTCTCAGTAAGTCCTTTGAGAAGACCCCTATGACCCTAATCTATATCGACCTAGGTATACCAGACTACTCTCAGCACTGCCTAGAGAAAGTTAGGGAGCTCTCCAAAATGATTGATAGAGAGCTCGTGGTTTACAGTTTAGAGAAAGAGCTCGGGTTCAAAATACCGGATTTCAAGTCCACCATTTATGGGAGAAAAATGTGCTCCGCCTGCGGCACAATAAAACGATATCTCTTCAATAAAATCACATATGATTTAGGCTTAACTAAGATTGCGACGGGACATAACCTCGACGATACAGTTGAAGCTCTATTCAACTCATATATAGAGGGTAATGTCGGAGCGCTAGTTAGATTAAGACCGTTTTTACCTAAAACCCATCCGAAAATGATGCCTAAAATAAAGCCCCTAATAGGTTTAACGGATATGGAATGTCTCCTCTACGCCAAGTATAGGGGGTTGCCGATAAGAACCCTTGGATGCCGATTCTCAGAGCGCTCTAGAACAATAAGAAGGAAGGAGGCACTGAACCTACTGGCTGAGAAGATGCCGAATTTTAAGCATACCTTCATAAGCTCACATTTCAGGAGACTGCTGCCATGCTTAGAGGCGGCATTAAAGAACCATGAAACCAAAATATATGAGTGCCCTCTCTGCGGCATGCCAACCTCCCTAGAGGGAATGCCCTGCCACTTCTGCAAGATAGTAAGCATCGTGCTAAAAAAGAAGGAGAAAATCGCTCTGGAATCCGGTTGAAGGCGTGAAAGCTACTCGCGGCTCATCTCTTTCAGCCTATTATGGAAGCAGGTTTCCTCGCCGAGATGGCACGCTGGACCTTTAGGCTTCACAATATATAGCAGCGCATCATTGTCGCAATCAACAAGTATGTCCACGATCTCCTGAACGTTTCCCGAAGTCTCCCCTTTCATCATAACTCTTCCATGGGAGCGCCTATAATAGTGGGCGTAGCCGGTTGCAATCGTTTTCTCCAGCGCCTCCCTATTCACGTATGCGAGCGTTAAAACCTTTCCAGAATCCTTGTCTTGAACCACAACCGGCAGTATGCCGCCGCCCTTCCCAAAATTCAGCTCATTTAAGCCGACTTCCCTTAACGCCTTCATAGCCTAACCGGTACACCCCTCTCATGGAGATAGCGTTTAACGACTGGTATGGGATATTTACTGTAGTGGAATACTGAGGCTGCGAGGGCGGCGTCGGCTTTCCCAAGCACGAATGCCTCCCAGAAGTGTTCCGGTTTACCGGCCCCGCCGCTGGCGATAACTGGTATGTTAACCCTTTCAGCGATGCTTCTGGTCAACTCAATGTCGTATCCGTTCTCGGTTCCATCCCTATCTATTGAAGTCAAAAGGATTTCTCCAGCCCCTAAGTCAGCTCCCTTAATGGCCCATTCGATAGCATCTATGCCGGTGGGTTTCCGCCCGCCATAAGTGTAAACCTCAAACCAGCAGGATCCTTCGCTTGTCTCCACAATAATTTTATCCGTTCTCCTCTCATACCTTCTTTTTGCATCTATCGCTAAGACGACGCATTGAGAGCCAAACTTTTCGGCAAGCTCCTTGATGAAGCTTGGCCTATCTACAGCTGCCGTGTTAACAGATATCTTATCAGCCCCATTACATAAAACTATCTGCGCGTCCTCAAGGGTTCTTATCCCGCCGCCGACGGTAAACGGTATGTTTATCTCGGAGGCGACGGCTCTAACAACATCTTTAAGTATGTTCCTCTTCTCCGCGGACGCAGTTATATCTAGGAAGACTAATTCGTCTGCGCCGTCATCACAGT is a genomic window of Candidatus Bathyarchaeia archaeon containing:
- a CDS encoding winged helix-turn-helix domain-containing protein yields the protein MISKRSRLELYLEVLRAISKGVGKPTNIMYRCNLSWTNCKEILEFLTEQGLITVIENNNRRFYKLTENGRGLLENLNKIQCLFTVAKGRGSQHFNKLLLYPTRHDSG
- a CDS encoding shikimate kinase, whose translation is MVSVGRAVAYGAVTIVNAISCGLGAALGIDLKTEATVKLTDEPGVIEGRVLSDPSEKPILIESVVRRVLRCFNLEDQYGAYVETQSNIPIARGLKSSSAAANALTLATLSAIGREVDDLTIVNMGVDASIDAGVTVTGAFDDACASYFGNIVITDNYGRKILKVFQPEGDYEVLIHVPPLKAYTSKSDVGRMRIIAGEVRALHKMALGGDYWHAMTLNGLIYSAVLGYDAKIAIDALAAGAVAAGLSGKGPAVAAVIPTDRVSEVYSVWEKHGGEIIHARINHEKAHKL
- a CDS encoding shikimate dehydrogenase; this encodes MAINLSGKTRVCALIGHPVEHSLSPAIQNAAFRHLGLDYVYVAFNVKPENLGYAILGAKSLGIHGLNVTMPHKIEVIRHLDDLDESARLVGSVNTILNSKGRLIGYTTDGVGALNALKYAGEDPANKKVVVLGAGGASRSISFALAKYARELVILNRTVEKAEKLARDIVSSLGVGADAVRFGRLDCSRLEAELKDADIVINATSIGMKPKDAETPLKRGLLHSGLTVFDIVYEPLETRLLREARLAGAKTIDGLSMLIHQGAASFEIWTGLKAPIEVMREAALRKIRENHDELT
- the aroD gene encoding type I 3-dehydroquinate dehydratase is translated as MKVKVCVPVPAGNFSDIFTMISRAEESGADIIEVRLDYLGRSMLDYMNCLGEIVEFSRTPLIATNRSVDQGGRCVLDEDRRLETLISAARAGFRYVDVELSTSGLNRVVDAVKAYGAKAIVSYHNFKCTPEIHEMEKSVKAQIEAGADVCKVVTMANSIMDSVSCLIFTYEISRKANIVCFAMGEKGLLSRILSPIFGAQFTYASLGKSLETAPGQITIEEIKDVYRRLGVWQ
- a CDS encoding ATP-binding protein produces the protein MVVRCKRCGANNAEVYLAYSNLRLCPECFMLLTERKVRHAVETYRMLSRDDNIGIAVSGGKDSSSLAYILSKSFEKTPMTLIYIDLGIPDYSQHCLEKVRELSKMIDRELVVYSLEKELGFKIPDFKSTIYGRKMCSACGTIKRYLFNKITYDLGLTKIATGHNLDDTVEALFNSYIEGNVGALVRLRPFLPKTHPKMMPKIKPLIGLTDMECLLYAKYRGLPIRTLGCRFSERSRTIRRKEALNLLAEKMPNFKHTFISSHFRRLLPCLEAALKNHETKIYECPLCGMPTSLEGMPCHFCKIVSIVLKKKEKIALESG
- the hisF gene encoding imidazole glycerol phosphate synthase subunit HisF is translated as MAKRIIPCLDVDHGRVVKGINFVGLRDAGDPVELARRYCDDGADELVFLDITASAEKRNILKDVVRAVASEINIPFTVGGGIRTLEDAQIVLCNGADKISVNTAAVDRPSFIKELAEKFGSQCVVLAIDAKRRYERRTDKIIVETSEGSCWFEVYTYGGRKPTGIDAIEWAIKGADLGAGEILLTSIDRDGTENGYDIELTRSIAERVNIPVIASGGAGKPEHFWEAFVLGKADAALAASVFHYSKYPIPVVKRYLHERGVPVRL
- the hisI gene encoding phosphoribosyl-AMP cyclohydrolase, with product MKALREVGLNELNFGKGGGILPVVVQDKDSGKVLTLAYVNREALEKTIATGYAHYYRRSHGRVMMKGETSGNVQEIVDILVDCDNDALLYIVKPKGPACHLGEETCFHNRLKEMSRE